A window of Pedobacter lusitanus contains these coding sequences:
- a CDS encoding PorP/SprF family type IX secretion system membrane protein, whose protein sequence is MKKLSKIIVLGLLCITGASRVSAQIDPHFSQYYANPLWLNPGLTGVIDGDYRVSVNAKQQWGSVSHSYLTAGASFDMAPTKNLAFGGMILNQNAGDISYNYLNALASAAYRIRFGRAGLNMINFGLQAGILNKSFDPSKVTLGNQFNPGSGYDPNLPFNENFTSSNTLVPDVNAGVMYFDGSGDKRVNVFGGVAANHLTRPIDRFLGNDVRIPIRFTAHGGARVKVNEVLDITPNGLYMKQGNAHETSIGAYGQFYVNPEADLMFGSNYRFDDAAIAFFGLHLKNMTFGVSYDFNTSGLNRATGSKGGLELSISFTSRKGISGPNFFCPRL, encoded by the coding sequence ATGAAGAAACTATCAAAAATCATCGTCTTGGGCTTGTTGTGCATTACGGGAGCTTCGAGGGTTAGTGCGCAAATCGATCCTCATTTTTCACAATACTATGCCAATCCACTGTGGCTTAACCCTGGTTTAACGGGTGTAATCGATGGAGATTACAGAGTATCAGTAAATGCCAAACAACAATGGGGATCAGTCTCCCACTCATATCTTACAGCAGGCGCCTCATTTGATATGGCGCCTACTAAAAACCTTGCTTTTGGAGGGATGATCCTGAACCAGAATGCCGGTGATATCAGTTATAATTATCTGAATGCACTTGCATCGGCAGCGTACAGGATTCGTTTCGGCAGAGCAGGGTTGAATATGATCAACTTTGGTTTGCAGGCAGGTATACTGAACAAAAGTTTTGATCCTTCTAAAGTAACACTGGGTAACCAGTTTAACCCCGGAAGCGGATACGATCCGAATCTGCCTTTCAATGAGAATTTTACTTCCAGCAATACACTTGTTCCGGATGTAAACGCAGGGGTTATGTATTTCGATGGAAGCGGAGATAAACGTGTTAACGTATTTGGTGGGGTGGCTGCAAATCACCTGACAAGACCGATTGATCGTTTTCTGGGGAATGATGTCAGAATACCAATCCGCTTTACTGCACATGGTGGTGCCCGTGTTAAAGTAAACGAGGTTCTGGACATTACGCCCAACGGACTTTATATGAAACAGGGAAATGCACACGAAACGTCAATAGGAGCTTATGGACAGTTTTATGTCAATCCTGAAGCAGATCTGATGTTTGGTTCAAATTATCGTTTTGACGATGCTGCAATAGCCTTCTTTGGACTGCATTTGAAGAATATGACCTTCGGGGTAAGTTATGACTTTAATACTTCCGGACTTAACCGCGCAACGGGCAGTAAGGGTGGACTTGAATTGTCCATATCCTTCACCAGCCGCAAGGGCATTTCAGGTCCTAACTTCTTTTGTCCACGATTATAA
- a CDS encoding OmpA family protein, producing MKPLRLLLLICLLSTGAQAQYITNNKRVADVYFQNKDYYAAAEYYKKALNISTDTTGFVVPYAFEVKMKKESPKRAEYEYCVYQLANSLRLYKDYRGAEAWYAVSRNFTDPKYALSLFYYGESQRSNQKFNDAIISFKEFISKYKTTDEYTEKAKLEIASCNFALYEMRYPRLYKFSKLLNQINDQGSNYAPLLLNNNFYFTSSRPVVVGNKTQTVRDSKMKTKVVKSENPFVNAIYSASGNPQRTSTTVKKVGTPEKGKEFAAPAFSPNGRVMYMTIWNGSGNKKIYQVNVSRGNGDVWSAPKLLGTEVNIEGFNSMQPFVTKDGKYLIFSSDRPGGLGKLDLWYCKLRSDGTLSEASNMGNVINSKENDEAPYYNDQTKKLLFSSDGRVGMGGLDFYESTGDFGTWTEPRNVGYPFNSSKDDVYFTPSDSEDSEGYISSDRESVCCLEIFHVKKDFMSIEGTLLDCKTNLPLEGALIVLSDSTQEMKVTTGEDGKYRFRINSNRQLRLSAEKENYFKKVLTYNYDELAKLDTLLNPKLCLEPFIINKPIVLENILYDFNSYQLNPVSEVILDKLYKILVDNETMEIELSAHTDNIGTAPYNYKLSDRRAKSCVDYLVGKGISASRMTSKGYGFSKPIAPNQLPNGKDNPQGRQLNRRTEFKVTKK from the coding sequence ATGAAACCTCTCAGACTATTGCTTTTGATCTGTTTACTGAGTACAGGAGCACAGGCGCAGTACATAACAAATAATAAAAGAGTTGCTGATGTATATTTCCAGAACAAGGACTATTATGCAGCTGCTGAATACTATAAAAAAGCATTGAATATATCAACTGATACTACCGGATTTGTCGTGCCCTATGCCTTTGAAGTTAAAATGAAAAAGGAAAGTCCTAAACGTGCAGAATACGAATACTGTGTTTATCAGCTCGCTAATTCACTTCGTTTGTATAAGGACTACAGAGGTGCAGAAGCCTGGTATGCTGTTTCCAGAAATTTCACTGATCCCAAATACGCATTAAGCCTATTCTATTACGGAGAAAGTCAGCGTTCAAATCAGAAATTTAATGATGCAATTATCTCTTTTAAAGAATTCATTTCGAAGTATAAAACCACTGATGAATATACAGAGAAAGCAAAATTAGAAATTGCCTCCTGTAATTTTGCCTTGTATGAAATGCGTTATCCGCGTTTATACAAATTTAGCAAACTACTTAATCAGATTAATGACCAGGGTTCTAACTATGCACCACTATTATTGAATAATAACTTTTACTTTACTTCTTCAAGACCAGTTGTTGTAGGCAATAAAACGCAAACTGTGCGGGACAGTAAAATGAAGACCAAGGTGGTTAAGTCAGAAAACCCTTTTGTGAACGCAATTTATTCAGCTTCTGGAAATCCGCAGAGAACATCTACAACAGTTAAAAAAGTAGGTACACCAGAAAAAGGTAAAGAATTTGCCGCACCGGCATTTAGCCCGAACGGCAGAGTCATGTATATGACCATATGGAATGGTTCGGGGAATAAAAAGATATACCAGGTCAATGTTTCCAGAGGGAACGGAGATGTCTGGTCTGCACCAAAACTGCTGGGTACTGAAGTCAATATTGAAGGCTTCAATTCTATGCAGCCATTTGTAACCAAAGACGGTAAATATCTGATTTTCTCTTCAGACAGACCAGGAGGATTGGGGAAACTGGATCTCTGGTACTGTAAACTTCGGAGTGACGGAACTTTAAGTGAAGCCTCAAACATGGGCAATGTGATCAATTCCAAAGAAAATGATGAAGCTCCGTATTATAATGATCAGACTAAAAAACTACTCTTCAGCAGTGATGGCAGAGTAGGTATGGGCGGACTGGATTTTTATGAAAGTACAGGTGATTTTGGTACCTGGACCGAACCCAGAAATGTTGGATACCCATTCAACTCTTCTAAAGATGATGTTTATTTTACCCCATCCGATAGTGAAGACAGCGAAGGTTATATCAGTTCTGACAGAGAGTCTGTATGTTGTCTGGAGATCTTCCATGTTAAAAAAGATTTCATGAGCATTGAAGGAACATTACTGGACTGTAAAACTAATCTGCCATTGGAAGGAGCTTTAATTGTACTGAGTGATTCCACACAGGAAATGAAGGTGACAACAGGTGAAGATGGAAAGTACAGATTCAGAATCAACTCTAATCGTCAGCTCAGATTAAGTGCTGAGAAAGAGAATTATTTCAAAAAGGTGCTGACTTATAACTACGATGAACTGGCTAAACTGGATACACTCCTGAATCCAAAATTATGTCTTGAACCGTTTATCATTAACAAGCCTATTGTACTGGAAAATATTCTGTATGACTTTAACAGTTATCAGCTTAATCCGGTATCAGAAGTTATTCTGGACAAACTGTATAAAATTCTGGTTGATAATGAGACGATGGAAATTGAGCTTAGTGCCCATACCGATAATATAGGTACAGCCCCATATAACTACAAATTATCAGACAGAAGAGCAAAATCATGTGTTGACTATCTGGTTGGCAAAGGAATCTCTGCAAGCAGAATGACCAGTAAAGGCTATGGATTCAGTAAACCTATAGCACCAAATCAGCTCCCTAACGGAAAAGATAACCCGCAGGGTCGTCAGCTGAACAGAAGAACAGAATTTAAAGTCACCAAAAAATAA
- a CDS encoding response regulator, producing the protein MNRILVVEDDPDLLEIVQTILEENNYKVFPLMTGRPIFKIIDEFNPDLILLDVKLDGMDGRAIFKEIRTRPDTAHLPVILTSGGFSEDYMRRENLAADAYLEKPFEMTAMLKQLEMLLLKPA; encoded by the coding sequence ATGAATAGAATACTTGTTGTTGAAGATGATCCCGATTTACTGGAAATCGTTCAGACAATTCTGGAAGAAAATAATTATAAGGTTTTCCCGCTAATGACAGGGAGACCCATATTTAAGATCATAGATGAGTTTAATCCTGATCTTATACTGCTGGATGTAAAACTCGATGGTATGGATGGCAGAGCAATTTTCAAAGAGATCCGCACAAGACCGGATACTGCACATTTACCGGTTATCCTCACTTCGGGTGGCTTTTCTGAAGACTATATGCGGAGAGAGAATTTAGCTGCTGATGCTTACCTGGAAAAGCCATTTGAGATGACGGCTATGCTAAAGCAACTGGAGATGTTATTATTAAAGCCTGCTTAA
- a CDS encoding iron-containing alcohol dehydrogenase, with amino-acid sequence MLNFEFKNPVKIIFGKGQIAKIAQEIPADARVLLLYGGGSIKSNGIYDQVMSALTGFDVTVFGGIPANPEYEVLLRALNVIKSNHITYLLAVGGGSVIDGTKFLSAAALYQGEEPWDILKNKIRTDKGMPFGTVLTLPATGSEMNSGAVITRAATQEKLGMGGPGLFPEFSILDPLVVKSVPQRQLANGITDAFTHVLEQYMTYPAQAFLQDRFAESIMQTLVEIAPRIQKDPADYEAAANFMWCCTMALNGLIQKGVPTDWSVHAIGHELTANFGIDHARTLAIIVPVHYRYNFETKKEKLAQYAERIWGIKEGTPEQKAEQAIIRTESFFHSLGIDTKLSKYTDDYQGTAEQIEARFIERGWLGLGEHKTIKPDDVRKIVQLSY; translated from the coding sequence ATGTTGAATTTTGAATTTAAGAACCCGGTAAAAATAATTTTCGGGAAAGGTCAGATAGCGAAAATCGCACAGGAAATCCCTGCAGATGCCAGAGTTTTATTACTTTATGGTGGCGGGAGTATAAAGTCGAATGGCATTTATGATCAGGTGATGTCTGCCCTTACGGGATTTGATGTGACAGTATTTGGCGGTATTCCTGCCAATCCGGAATATGAAGTATTATTACGGGCACTGAATGTTATAAAATCCAATCATATAACTTACCTGCTCGCAGTTGGCGGCGGATCAGTTATAGATGGTACCAAATTTCTTTCAGCGGCTGCACTATATCAGGGCGAAGAACCATGGGATATATTGAAAAATAAGATCAGAACTGATAAAGGGATGCCTTTTGGAACTGTATTAACTTTACCTGCTACTGGTTCGGAAATGAACTCCGGTGCAGTGATTACACGTGCAGCAACCCAGGAAAAACTGGGTATGGGCGGGCCCGGGTTATTTCCTGAATTTTCAATACTTGATCCGCTTGTCGTGAAATCCGTACCACAGCGTCAGCTCGCTAATGGGATTACTGATGCATTTACACATGTGCTGGAGCAATATATGACTTATCCTGCACAGGCATTTTTACAAGATAGATTTGCGGAAAGTATTATGCAGACACTGGTCGAAATTGCGCCCCGGATACAGAAAGATCCTGCAGATTATGAAGCCGCCGCAAACTTTATGTGGTGCTGCACCATGGCCTTAAACGGGCTTATTCAGAAAGGAGTACCTACTGACTGGTCTGTTCACGCAATTGGTCATGAACTGACAGCAAATTTTGGTATTGATCATGCCCGTACACTGGCTATTATAGTACCAGTGCATTACCGGTATAACTTTGAAACCAAAAAGGAAAAGCTTGCCCAATATGCGGAACGTATCTGGGGAATTAAGGAAGGAACACCTGAACAAAAAGCAGAACAGGCTATTATCCGCACTGAATCTTTCTTCCATTCTTTAGGAATTGATACAAAGCTTTCTAAGTATACTGATGATTATCAGGGTACTGCAGAACAAATTGAAGCACGGTTTATAGAAAGAGGATGGTTAGGTTTAGGTGAACATAAAACAATTAAGCCCGATGACGTGAGAAAAATTGTTCAGTTAAGCTATTAA
- a CDS encoding GAF domain-containing protein, whose translation MENTFGRNIIPQNEEERLENLKKYKILYTKSEPIFDQLAAVAATMLKVPLAMINFVDKDHVWTKADQQGDWGTEVERGTSLCSLAILKGEVTVFEDALAEPCLMSNPLVVGEFGLRFYAAVPITTAEGFNIGAVCIVDKKIRTFTPQDRKKLEWIAQLIQIEIEKRA comes from the coding sequence TTGGAGAATACTTTTGGAAGGAATATAATTCCGCAGAATGAAGAGGAGCGTCTAGAGAACTTAAAAAAGTATAAAATTCTATATACCAAATCAGAGCCTATTTTTGATCAGCTGGCCGCTGTTGCAGCGACTATGTTAAAGGTTCCTCTTGCCATGATCAATTTTGTAGATAAGGATCACGTCTGGACTAAAGCAGACCAGCAGGGAGATTGGGGAACTGAAGTAGAGAGAGGGACAAGTTTGTGCTCACTGGCTATTCTGAAAGGTGAAGTAACCGTGTTTGAGGATGCCCTTGCAGAACCATGTCTGATGTCAAATCCATTAGTTGTAGGCGAATTCGGACTTCGGTTTTATGCAGCCGTACCCATCACTACCGCCGAAGGTTTTAATATCGGGGCAGTCTGTATAGTCGATAAAAAAATCAGAACTTTTACTCCGCAGGACAGGAAAAAGCTCGAGTGGATTGCCCAGCTCATTCAGATTGAGATAGAGAAAAGAGCTTAA
- a CDS encoding S8 family serine peptidase, with protein MINSLNLRKCGLLSILFCTSIAFSSVYAQETIRQNTTNATFLKSNSIALANSAQRQRVSAFSMAARKGWVISRKDRSGTVMRLQRLDDSGLPVYYATTNNIIAAATTRTNKLYNGGGLGLSLSGSTIPAGKIAIWDGDGVLTTHTEFAGGRVEIKDQTITTSEHSTHVAGTMIAAGVNPVARGMAFALPKLYSFDFDNDTPEMSENAAGLLISNHSYGVVAGWSLNTDVNPQRWEFYASPGATEDYKFGYYDSQSADWDKICYNAPYYLPVKSAGNNRSSNGPPVGGAYYRFNADKVMADAGKRPAGLSNNDQYDNIATYGTAKNILTVGAINPLGDGPYTPDRIQIATFSSWGPTDDGRIKPDLVADGVRVTSTSNAGDDRYATLSGTSMATPNVSGSLILLQELYSRQNNANYMRSATLKALAIGTAAEAGSAPGPDYTYGWGVLNTEAAAQAILDNHLKSKITENILTQGEQQYIEVKAKGGVPLTGTICWTDPEATAISTLDALNNTTPRLMNDLDLRAVQESTTFFPWVLNPANPSAPALKGDNTRDNVEQARIDDPVAGKVYRFNISHKGTLKRGAQAYSILLTGIDGDANFESNKVNEGNLNMVVYPVPARNEININFNVNEKNNVSIDVINISGQKLYTERKNDFTGVYYTQIDLSRYASGLYFMVVKIGQNSYTKKFVCTK; from the coding sequence ATGATTAATTCTCTCAATTTACGAAAGTGTGGCCTATTATCCATACTCTTCTGCACAAGTATAGCATTTTCTTCTGTGTATGCACAGGAAACTATCAGGCAAAATACGACCAATGCAACCTTCTTAAAAAGTAATAGTATAGCTCTTGCTAACAGTGCTCAAAGACAAAGAGTCAGTGCTTTTTCAATGGCAGCGAGAAAAGGCTGGGTTATTTCCAGAAAAGACCGGTCGGGAACAGTTATGAGACTGCAGAGACTCGATGATTCAGGCTTGCCGGTATACTATGCAACGACCAACAATATTATTGCAGCAGCCACGACAAGAACCAATAAATTATATAATGGCGGCGGTCTGGGTTTATCACTCAGTGGCAGTACCATTCCGGCTGGAAAAATAGCCATATGGGATGGAGACGGGGTTTTAACCACGCATACAGAATTTGCCGGAGGAAGGGTTGAAATCAAAGATCAGACTATTACCACATCAGAACATTCCACTCACGTAGCAGGAACAATGATTGCTGCTGGTGTAAATCCTGTGGCCAGAGGGATGGCTTTTGCCCTGCCAAAACTTTATTCTTTTGATTTCGATAATGATACGCCCGAAATGTCTGAAAATGCAGCGGGATTATTAATTTCCAATCACTCTTATGGGGTGGTAGCCGGATGGTCACTCAATACGGATGTCAATCCTCAGCGCTGGGAATTCTATGCTTCTCCGGGGGCAACAGAAGATTATAAATTTGGCTATTACGATTCGCAGTCTGCCGATTGGGACAAAATCTGTTACAATGCACCTTACTATCTTCCGGTAAAATCAGCCGGGAATAACAGATCTTCCAACGGGCCTCCTGTTGGCGGAGCTTATTATAGATTTAATGCAGATAAAGTAATGGCTGATGCCGGTAAACGTCCGGCAGGTCTGAGCAATAACGATCAGTATGATAATATTGCGACTTACGGAACTGCCAAAAATATTCTGACAGTGGGCGCTATAAACCCACTGGGAGACGGCCCCTACACACCGGATCGTATTCAGATCGCTACATTCAGTAGCTGGGGACCAACCGACGATGGCAGGATTAAACCCGATTTAGTAGCAGATGGCGTAAGAGTAACTTCTACCAGTAATGCCGGTGATGACCGGTATGCAACACTTTCAGGAACCTCCATGGCCACCCCTAATGTCAGCGGATCTTTAATCCTGCTGCAGGAGCTTTACAGCCGCCAGAATAATGCTAATTATATGCGCTCTGCAACTTTAAAAGCCCTGGCGATTGGTACCGCAGCCGAGGCAGGATCTGCGCCGGGGCCCGATTATACTTATGGATGGGGAGTATTAAATACGGAAGCTGCTGCGCAGGCCATACTTGATAATCACCTGAAAAGCAAAATCACAGAAAATATACTCACCCAGGGAGAACAGCAATATATAGAGGTGAAAGCCAAAGGCGGGGTACCCCTGACCGGTACTATTTGCTGGACTGATCCCGAAGCAACTGCAATCAGCACGCTGGATGCATTAAATAATACGACTCCGAGGTTAATGAATGACCTTGATTTAAGAGCTGTACAGGAATCAACAACGTTTTTCCCATGGGTCCTTAATCCGGCCAATCCCTCAGCTCCTGCGCTCAAAGGAGACAATACCAGGGATAATGTTGAGCAGGCCAGAATTGATGATCCTGTGGCAGGAAAAGTGTACAGATTCAATATATCTCATAAAGGGACACTTAAACGGGGCGCACAGGCCTACTCCATTCTCCTGACCGGAATAGACGGAGATGCAAATTTCGAGTCCAATAAAGTTAATGAAGGTAATTTGAATATGGTGGTGTATCCTGTTCCGGCAAGAAATGAGATCAATATTAATTTTAACGTTAATGAAAAGAACAATGTCAGCATCGACGTCATTAATATATCCGGGCAGAAACTTTATACAGAGCGTAAGAATGATTTCACTGGTGTGTATTATACGCAGATAGATTTATCCCGTTATGCCAGTGGTTTATATTTTATGGTGGTCAAAATAGGACAGAATTCCTACACGAAAAAGTTCGTATGTACAAAATAA
- a CDS encoding GNAT family N-acetyltransferase gives MVTIREINASQTWDLRHHVMWPDQTIDYVKLAEDEDGTHFGLFEDDQLMSVVSLFINGQQAQFRKFATANAAQGRGYGTKLLNHLMAAALRYNVTTIWCNARSDKAAFYKRFGMIETDRKFIKEGLGYITMQKTIIP, from the coding sequence ATGGTTACGATCAGAGAAATCAATGCTTCGCAGACCTGGGATTTGCGGCACCATGTGATGTGGCCTGACCAGACTATTGACTATGTGAAATTAGCAGAGGATGAAGACGGAACACATTTTGGTCTTTTCGAAGATGATCAGCTGATGTCGGTAGTCTCCCTTTTTATTAACGGTCAGCAGGCCCAGTTCAGAAAGTTCGCAACAGCTAATGCTGCGCAGGGAAGAGGTTATGGAACCAAACTGCTGAACCATCTGATGGCTGCAGCCCTGCGTTATAACGTTACCACGATCTGGTGTAATGCCCGCTCAGATAAGGCTGCATTTTATAAAAGATTTGGAATGATTGAAACAGACCGGAAATTCATTAAAGAAGGCCTCGGTTATATCACAATGCAAAAAACAATAATCCCTTAG
- a CDS encoding N-acetylglucosamine kinase produces MILVADSGSSKTDWLGYKDGKTISFSTQGINPYFLNAQDIFKIFSKMKMTEEFAADVREIYFYGSGCSTPDKHEVISNGLSLYFTKAFISVENDLIGCAYATCGDQKGLICILGTGSNVSYFDGVSTYDSNYGLGYILGDEGSGTTFGKKIVTSYLYKQMPEDLRLLFAREFNTDRETIITNVYQKPFPNTYLAGFSKFMYPNREHPFINQLLIDGFQEFIDVNIKSFKDYKVLDCHFVGSVAYYYQDILKQVCELNGLKLGRIMQKPIEGIYNYILKKEGIL; encoded by the coding sequence ATGATATTAGTAGCAGATAGCGGGTCTTCAAAGACAGACTGGCTTGGATATAAAGATGGTAAAACAATCAGTTTTAGCACGCAGGGCATCAACCCTTATTTTTTAAATGCGCAGGATATATTCAAAATATTCTCCAAAATGAAAATGACTGAAGAGTTTGCCGCGGATGTCAGGGAAATTTATTTTTATGGATCAGGTTGTTCTACTCCTGATAAACATGAGGTAATTTCCAATGGCTTATCCCTGTATTTCACCAAAGCTTTTATCAGTGTGGAGAATGACTTAATCGGTTGTGCATATGCTACCTGCGGTGATCAGAAAGGTTTGATCTGCATTCTTGGTACAGGCTCTAATGTTTCTTATTTTGACGGCGTTTCTACTTATGACAGCAATTATGGTTTAGGCTATATCCTGGGAGACGAAGGTTCGGGTACTACTTTTGGAAAAAAGATTGTCACTTCTTATCTGTATAAACAGATGCCTGAAGATTTACGTCTGCTTTTTGCCCGGGAGTTTAATACCGACAGGGAAACTATCATTACCAATGTTTATCAAAAACCATTTCCTAATACTTACCTGGCTGGTTTCAGCAAGTTTATGTATCCGAACAGGGAACATCCTTTTATCAACCAGTTACTGATTGATGGTTTCCAGGAGTTCATTGACGTGAATATTAAAAGCTTCAAGGATTACAAAGTGCTGGATTGCCATTTTGTAGGGTCAGTTGCCTATTATTATCAGGATATACTGAAACAGGTCTGCGAATTGAACGGACTGAAACTGGGAAGAATTATGCAGAAACCAATTGAGGGGATCTATAATTATATTCTGAAAAAAGAAGGGATTCTCTAA
- a CDS encoding TolC family protein — translation MNKFLFYFLAFLISCCTQSVIAQDTLSLEEAISTALKNNYDIRLVNNEVQIAKNNLNAGNAGMLPGLAGTFSNGGSRQNTVQSPATGPEKKASGVRSTNLNYGVALDWTIFDGFQMFANYDKLKELQKQGEVNAKLTILNTISDVVSAYYAIVRQQQLVLATDSALKISRLRVTIADNKLKIGRGSKLDVLTAKVDYNTDTTLFLQQKNILNTSRITLNQLMAGDLNRVFAVNEKLNIENNLKLADLELSTERLNPSLQNAFINKKIAALNLKQIKGQRYPTVAVNSGYEFSRSTSPTGFNQKFRANGLTYGLTASLNIFNGFLQRQNERNAKVQLNSSELNLDKTKQDVSALLNTTYQNYLTNLDLLRVETGNVDLAKQNLDITFEKYRLGSISPLELREAQRNSINAIIRFLDAQFQAKLTEINLKEISGTLNVQ, via the coding sequence ATGAATAAGTTTCTCTTTTATTTCCTGGCCTTCCTGATCAGCTGCTGCACACAAAGTGTCATCGCACAGGACACCCTTAGCCTGGAGGAAGCGATAAGTACGGCATTAAAGAACAATTATGATATCAGATTGGTCAATAATGAAGTGCAGATTGCTAAAAATAACCTCAATGCAGGAAATGCAGGTATGCTGCCAGGCCTTGCAGGTACATTCAGCAATGGAGGCAGCAGACAAAATACGGTACAGAGCCCGGCAACCGGACCGGAGAAAAAAGCATCGGGTGTACGCAGTACCAATCTGAATTACGGAGTGGCTCTGGACTGGACTATTTTTGACGGATTCCAGATGTTCGCCAATTATGACAAACTAAAGGAATTACAAAAACAAGGTGAGGTAAATGCTAAACTAACTATTCTGAATACCATCTCTGATGTCGTCTCTGCTTACTATGCAATAGTCAGACAACAGCAACTGGTGCTGGCCACAGACAGTGCGCTGAAAATTTCCAGATTAAGGGTGACTATTGCTGACAACAAATTAAAAATAGGACGTGGTTCCAAACTGGATGTACTGACTGCAAAGGTAGATTACAACACGGACACGACTTTATTTTTGCAGCAGAAAAACATATTAAACACGTCCCGGATTACACTGAACCAGTTAATGGCAGGAGACCTGAACAGGGTATTCGCCGTCAATGAAAAACTGAATATTGAAAATAACCTGAAACTGGCCGATCTGGAACTGTCAACTGAACGCCTGAATCCTTCGCTGCAAAATGCTTTCATCAATAAAAAGATTGCTGCATTAAACCTGAAACAGATTAAAGGACAACGTTATCCTACGGTAGCCGTAAATAGTGGTTATGAATTTTCAAGGAGTACAAGTCCTACGGGTTTCAACCAGAAATTCAGAGCCAACGGGCTCACTTACGGACTTACGGCAAGTCTGAATATTTTCAATGGCTTTTTACAAAGACAAAATGAGCGCAATGCAAAAGTACAGCTCAACTCTTCGGAGCTCAATCTGGACAAGACCAAACAAGATGTCAGTGCATTGCTGAATACCACTTACCAGAATTATCTGACCAATCTGGATCTGTTAAGAGTTGAAACGGGTAATGTGGACCTGGCTAAACAGAATCTTGATATTACTTTTGAAAAATACCGTCTTGGCAGTATCAGTCCGCTGGAATTGCGCGAGGCACAAAGAAATTCTATAAATGCCATTATTCGCTTCCTGGATGCACAATTTCAGGCTAAACTAACAGAAATTAATTTAAAAGAGATTAGTGGTACTTTAAATGTTCAATAA